The following proteins are co-located in the Apium graveolens cultivar Ventura chromosome 5, ASM990537v1, whole genome shotgun sequence genome:
- the LOC141724776 gene encoding putative metal-nicotianamine transporter YSL7 has protein sequence MASIRDDEATGNGYIDGERQAREPEEQILNHRKVMEQHNNGLEDGDNEKKEAMSIEMIFKDKEVPTWRNQLTVRAFVVSFVLGILLSVIVMKFNLTTGIVPSLNVSAGLLGFFFVKTWTKFLERSGMLKQPFTRQENTVIQTCVIATAGIAFSGGFGSYLFAMSETISKQVTEADDSQNTKSLSLGWIIVFLFTVSFLGLFSVLPLRKIMIIDYKLIYPSGTATAHLINSFHTPQGAKLAKKQVQALGKFLSFSFLWGFFQWFFTAGSDCGFGSFPTLGLKAYENRFYFDFSTTYVGVGMICPYIINISLLVGAILSWGIMWPLIETREGDWYKSGLPSSNLHGIQGYRVFIAIAMILGDGLYNFAKVLGKTTTGFVKQLKKKEPSMILPLADIASPEGKASSFDDERRTQLFLKDQIPSWLALGGYVLIASISTAVLPQIFHQLGWYHVLVIYIFAPVLAFCNAYGCGLTDWSLASTYGKLAIFTIGAWAGNDQGGVLAGLAACGVMMNIVSTASDLTQDFKTGYMTLASPRAMFVSQVIGTAMGCVISPCVFWLFYKAFDGIGTIGSEYPAPNALIYRNMAILGVNGFSSLPKNCLTICYIFFSGAIIINAVRDFTPKRWAKYIPLPMAMAIPFYLGSYFAIDMCVGSLVLFIWEKIDKVKADAFGPAVASGLICGDGIWTLPSSILALAGVKPPICMKFLSRGTNVKVDKFLNS, from the exons atggcTAGCATTCGCGACGATGAGGCCACTGGGAATGGCTATATCGACGGAGAAAGACAGGCTCGTGAGCCAGAAGAACAAATTTTAAACCACAGGAAGGTGATGGAGCAACACAACAATGGACTAGAGGATGGTGATAATGAAAAGAAAGAAGCAATGTCCATTGAAATGATTTTTAAGGACAAGGAAGTTCCTACATGGAGAAATCAATTAACTGTCAGGGCTTTTGTTGTCAGCTTTGTGTTGGGAATTTTGCTTAGTGTTATAGTCATGAAGTTCAATTTAACCACTGGGATAGTCCCTTCTCTTAACGTTTCCGCGGGGCTATTGGGATTTTTCTTTGTTAAGACATGGACTAAGTTCTTGGAACGATCAGGTATGTTGAAGCAACCATTTACCAGACAGGAAAATACTGTGATTCAAACTTGCGTCATTGCAACAGCTGGTATTGCTTTTAGTG GAGGATTTGGAAGCTATTTATTTGCAATGAGTGAAACAATTAGCAAGCAGGTAACAGAAGCTGATGATTCTCAGAATACGAAAAGCCTGAGTTTGGGATGGATCATTGTttttctcttcaccgtcagttTCCTAGGCCTATTCTCAGTGCTACCTCTGAGAAAG ATTATGATCATCGACTACAAACTCATATATCCAAGTGGTACTGCAACTGCTCACCTTATCAACAGCTTCCACACACCCCAGGGTGCAAAGCTGGCAAA GAAACAAGTGCAAGCATTAGGAAAGTTCTTATCCTTCAGCTTCTTGTGGGGTTTTTTTCAATGGTTCTTCACTGCTGGAAGTGATTGTGGATTTGGAAGTTTTCCTACTTTAGGGCTTAAAGCATATGAAAACAG GTTTTACTTTGATTTCTCTACTACTTATGTTGGGGTAGGAATGATTTGTCCATACATCATAAACATATCCTTGTTAGTCGGAGCAATTCTTTCATGGGGTATCATGTGGCCTCTCATTGAAACTAGAGAAGGTGACTGGTACAAATCAGGCCTCCCTTCCAGCAATCTTCATGGAATCCAAGGCTACCGG GTTTTTATTGCAATTGCCATGATCCTGGGAGATGGACTTTACAACTTTGCTAAGGTTCTAGGTAAAACTACAACAGGATTCGTAAAACAACTTAAAAAGAAAGAGCCTAGCATGATTCTTCCACTTGCGGATATAGCCTCCCCTGAAGGCAAAGCTTCTTCTTTTGATGACGAGCGCAGAACTCAACTATTTCTCAAGGACCAAATACCATCATGGCTAGCCCTTGGTGGCTATGTATTAATTGCTTCCATATCTACAGCGGTTCTTCCTCAAATTTTTCATCAGCTCGGATGGTACCATGTCTTGGTCATCTACATCTTTGCGCCTGTACTAGCGTTCTGCAATGCATATGGATGTGGTCTGACTGACTGGTCACTTGCTTCAACTTATGGAAAGCTTGCAATTTTCACAATTGGGGCATGGGCAGGGAATGATCAAGGGGGAGTACTTGCAGGTCTTGCTGCTTGTGGGGTGATGATGAACATAGTCTCAACAGCTTCAGACTTAACACAG GATTTTAAAACAGGATATATGACGCTTGCTTCACCAAGAGCCATGTTTGTGAGCCAAGTCATTGGAACGGCAATGGGATGTGTTATCTCTCCTTGTGTGTTTTGGCTCTTTTACAAGGCATTTGATGGTATAGGGACTATAGGCTCCGAATATCCAGCACCCAATGCACTTATATACAGGAACATGGCAATATTAGGAGTAAATGGATTTTCTTCATTACCTAAAAACTGCTTAACAATCTGCTACATTTTCTTTTCTGGAGCAATCATTATCAATGCTGTTCGAGATTTTACACCAAAGAGATGGGCCAAGTATATTCCACTTCCAATGGCAATGGCTATTCCATTCTATTTAGGATCATACTTTGCGATTGACATGTGTGTTGGAAGCTTGGTTCTTTTCATCTGGGAGAAGATAGACAAAGTTAAGGCTGATGCATTTGGCCCTGCAGTCGCATCAGGGTTGATTTGTGGAGATGGGATATGGACATTGCCAAGTTCAATACTAGCTTTGGCTGGAGTGAAACCTCCAATTTGCATGAAGTTTTTATCAAGAGGAACAAATGTTAAGGTTGACAAGTTCTTAAATTCTTAA